TTGCATGGGTTGACGGGAAGCTGTAACCCGTACCGCATGGAATGCGGTTAATATCGGTTAAACCAACTACCGGATCGCGGCAGGGGCGAAGCCTTTGTACCTGGTGCTTGATGAGCGTAGCGCTCGTAAAATCGGCAAAGCCAGCAGTTGTTGCTAACAGGACGATGATTATAGCGCCCACTTTTTTATATCGCCATAAAGAAAAAACAATAATGAAAATATACAGCGGAATCCAGAATTTAGGATTACGAAACCAGGGCATAACCAGATCAAAGAACGGATTAGTCAGGTCGTGGTTGATGAAATAAAATAAATGCCGGTCGAGTTGTAAGATGTAATCAGGCATTGATGAATTTTATAGTAAAGCCCCAAAGTTATCAAATACTTTAAACAAGTTTTATAGCAGGCGGCTAATTACAGATAAAAGACTCATGTTTTACCAGCTATATACAGATAAAAGCTAAACGGCGTTATCTGTGGTAAAAGAAGCAAATAGTTATAAAATAGTTTTTTGAAGTTGTTTGAGGCCTTTTTTACTGAGCAAACGTTTGCAGAAAAATATAAATTGTACAAGCCTGTCGTTTAAATATTTTACTTTTGTCCAACAAAAACAAATACAATTTTGACACTTATAAAATCAATTTCGGGGATACGCGGTACCATTGGTGGTGCCGCCGGCGATGGTTTAACACCGCTGGATATTGTAAAATTTACGTCGGCTTATGGCTCCTGGGCAGTAAAAAAATCGGGAATCAAAAAAATTGTGATAGGCCGCGATGCCCGCATATCGGGCGCCATGGTTAATAACCTGGTAATAGGTACCTTACAAGGCCTTGGCATAGATGTAATTGACCTTGGCCTTTCAACCACGCCAACTGTTGAAGTTGCAGTTACAGGCGAGCAGGCAGCAGGCGGCATTATTTTAACCGCAAGCCACAACCCTAAACAATGGAACGCGCTTAAACTGCTTAATGCCGATGGTGAATTTATAAGCGATGCGGATGGTAAAGAAGTGCTGGAAATTGCCGAAAACAGCGATTTTACGTACGCTGATGTGAACGATCTTGGTAAAGTTACGATGGACGATAGCTGGCTTCAAAAACATATAGACCTTGTACTGGCTTTGCCACTGGTTGATGTGGAAGCTATAAAGAAGGCCGATTTTAATATTGTAATTGATTGTGTAAATTCTACCGGAGGTATTTTTGTACCTGCCTTGCTAAAAGCATTGGGTGTAAATACCGTTCACGAATTGTATTGCGAGCCCGACGGCAATTTTCCGCATAACCCGGAACCGTTGCCGGAAAACCTGACAGCTTTGTCAAAAGAAGTATTAAATAAACGCGCCCATTTGGGGATAGCTGTCGACCCTGATGTTGACCGCCTTTGCTTTGTTTGCGAGGATGGCAACATGTTTGGCGAGGAATATACGCTGGTTGCAGTGGCCGATTATGTGCTGCAGAATAATTTGGGCAATACGGTATCCAACCTGTCATCAACCCGCGCGTTGCGCGATGTTACCGAAACTGCCGGCGGCGAATACCACGCATCGGCAGTAGGAGAGGTGAACGTGGTTAACAAAATGAAATCGGTTAATGCTGTTATTGGCGGTGAAGGTAATGGCGGCATTATTTATCCCGAAATACATTATGGCCGCGATGCTTTAGTGGGTATTGCCTTGTTTTTAACCCACCTGGCTAAATACGGCCAATCGGTTTCAAACCTGCGCCGGTCATATCCCGGTTATTTTATTTCGAAAAATAAGATCACTTTAACCCCCGAAATGGACATTGATGCCCTTTTGAGTAAGGTTGAAGAAAAATATATGAAGCAACCGCACTCAACAATTGACGGTTTGAAAATAGAATTTGATAAAGAATGGGTACATTTGCGTCGTTCAAATACTGAACCGATTATCCGTATTTACTCCGAGGGCAATTCAGAAACGGTTGCAAACGGGCTGGCAAATAAGATAATCGCTGATATTAAAGAGATTTTGAATTAATTTTTGGATTATTGATTTAATGAATTATTGAGTTAGGCATTAACCGAATCATTAAGTTTGAATTAATAATTGAGTTATTGAATTACTGAATTATTGATTGAAGA
The genomic region above belongs to Mucilaginibacter sp. KACC 22773 and contains:
- a CDS encoding phosphatase PAP2 family protein; amino-acid sequence: MPDYILQLDRHLFYFINHDLTNPFFDLVMPWFRNPKFWIPLYIFIIVFSLWRYKKVGAIIIVLLATTAGFADFTSATLIKHQVQRLRPCRDPVVGLTDINRIPCGTGYSFPSTHATDHFAMAIFLCLVFGKKWRWVWFAAIFWAALVSFAQVYVGVHFPVDVICGAIYGSLVGMLFAFIFKRIQPAF
- the glmM gene encoding phosphoglucosamine mutase, which gives rise to MTLIKSISGIRGTIGGAAGDGLTPLDIVKFTSAYGSWAVKKSGIKKIVIGRDARISGAMVNNLVIGTLQGLGIDVIDLGLSTTPTVEVAVTGEQAAGGIILTASHNPKQWNALKLLNADGEFISDADGKEVLEIAENSDFTYADVNDLGKVTMDDSWLQKHIDLVLALPLVDVEAIKKADFNIVIDCVNSTGGIFVPALLKALGVNTVHELYCEPDGNFPHNPEPLPENLTALSKEVLNKRAHLGIAVDPDVDRLCFVCEDGNMFGEEYTLVAVADYVLQNNLGNTVSNLSSTRALRDVTETAGGEYHASAVGEVNVVNKMKSVNAVIGGEGNGGIIYPEIHYGRDALVGIALFLTHLAKYGQSVSNLRRSYPGYFISKNKITLTPEMDIDALLSKVEEKYMKQPHSTIDGLKIEFDKEWVHLRRSNTEPIIRIYSEGNSETVANGLANKIIADIKEILN